TGAAGACCCGGGTAAAGCTATTATTATGGCAcaacttatacagggtgtgtccTAAGTACGGTTCGTAATTTCAGAGAACTATTTCTTATACgattgaaaggaaaaaagttgctataaacGTAAGGCCGAAACGCTTAGACTCCGCGTTACAGGACGtcgaaattaatatatatatatatatatatttacatatatacagggttgtccACTAAACAGGGATCAGACGACTACGACTTATTTATAGTTCTGattgaaaatggtttttacGGTTATACGTAGGACCTTATAAAGGTACGttgtaaaaatattctcattttatacagggtttgccaaaaaaatacaatgaaagtttatgtttttttaaatggaacactaACTATTATTGCATTTCTGAATCCTGCGTTCAATTATAATATAAgtttactaatatttttattattagaaataataGTTTTCCTGTTATGTACAATGGAATGTTAAAAGTGACAATTGCAGATGTCTGCAAAAATGCGAATTGTTAACAAACCGTAAAGTATTTTGGAACTCTTTTTTGCTACAATACAGTAGAAGGTCCATATTTTGGTTTGCTACCGAGCTTCGTTCAATACTTTCTATAGGTTGTTCGCAAAAGTGGAGCCAACTTGAACATCAATAAAtggtgaaaatttcaaatggaactcCACTACATTTTGATGGTTCACGAAGCTATGTCCAAAAAGAACTTATGCTCGCATTTAATTAGCTATAGTAGAGTTGGATggtttttgtgtaattttattctACAAGTTTATGCGATGATAGTACGTccctaattttaatttataatgcgGATATGATAGACGAATCTACGGATGCAGACAAGTATAGACAACACCAACAAATCGCCATTGTCAGGAGTATATGACATAAAtcagaaaaatcaaataaacataaataaaaaaaaaacaataaatgctttatttggattaaaaaattttgaaagagaattttcagaaaaattacttaatatttttacttaactaggtataaaaaaatattctcttaaattcttatttttttatcacataaTTAATGCTTAAGTATTCAAACTGTCTACAATTTTGTAGCAGTAAAGGCGTGGCTGTCTTAAATTCTTCTCTTACTCTTTTCTGCATGTTTGCTACTGTAGTCGGGGATGATCTATAGATCAGATTTTTAAGGTGTCTCCATAAAGTGAAGTTTCGTTATATCTGGTGACCTTCGAGGCCACAAAACAGGTCCCCGTCTTCCATTCCAACGGCATAAGTAATAAACTTAAGTTtgttttgtatcttttttttatataccctgtataaatgaaaatattttcaaaatgtgccTATCAGGTCCTACGTATAACTgtacaaaacaattttcgataaaagCCATAAATAAGGCCGTAACAGTCCGACGCGCGCTTAGTAGACAACACTGTATATTGTAGTTGGAGGTAAAGAGCGGCATTTTTAGTATcaagttaatttttatctgCCGCCAGTGGCGTAGTTACGCGTTCGCCAGGCGACGTTTTCGTCATAAAATGTACCATGCCAAtggattttttaacatttttagaaaaatggcCAGCAACTACAAACAACAATCATAGAAATAATCCGTTTTGATACAATACTAAAGTTTgtagtttttctaaaaacagGTTAGAAttagtaaagaaaattaagagacttttttgttgcaaaacgttaggagaatccaaaaattataaaaatgttaaaaaatccaTTGGCGTTCTACATTTTTTGACGAAACCGTCGAATGACTCACGTCTACCATCACTAGCAGTAGATACAAATTGACTAAAAATGTGGCTCGTCACCAAAGTTCcataactaaaattttgagaatccaACATTGACGGTTCCAAAtatatttctaatatttttttttatttccaacaccctgtatctcagatTTTAAGTGCTTCCGGCCGCATGttcattgaaactttttttcttaccaTAAGAAACTGTGTCCTGAAAGTTGCGGCCCGTACTTAAGAACAACCCTGTATAGGGAAGATAAATAGATGATTTTTCTGTCATGTTACACTTTAGTATCGAGTTGCACTAATACATACTATGTTATTAGGTACTTATGGAATTACACATATAACGAAGAAACCATGCAAGCGTTCATCCGCAGCTAAAGCGATCAGACTTGTAAGGGTAAATGTATCACTATGAACTAAGCGTATTATTAAGGTAAAAGGAAAACATAACAAACGCCTAAGCTCAATACAAATTTAACAATAGAATATAAACATTTAGAACGTATAGGTACTCAAGTTTGAACTTATAAGTAAAGTTTGATTTTTGGGTTATTCTAGATTAGGTTAGTTTAGGTTGGTTCGGGTTCGATTTGTCCTTAACTGAGAGCGGCGAGAAATGGATGACATTCGAGTGGATGGTTGAGAAAATAATGCACAAGAAAGGTGCTAAGAAGGCAAAGAGGCGAAGAATTTTGCGAAATGAGCAGTAACTCGAGCGACTGAGAACTCTGAAGAAATGCTGACGAGACGGTTCCCAGATGAGAAGAAGagagggggtggttttagtggaTAGGTGGGTGGAAACTCGGCTATCACCAACGGGTCAACAAAGATCCCCTGCAGGGTGTCTTTGGGAAGATTTCCACCTATCTGTGGCACAAAAAAAAGGTTCGACTTTTCTGAGAGAGTCAAATTTTCACGATATGTAGAAAACGTCGTAATTAATTCTAATAATAGAGATATCCTATATAATCCTATATAATAGAGAATCCTAGGAAACAATTACAGGACAAACCAAACTTTAGACCAATCAGTTTAACAGACATTCCAGGAAAAGGGCTTGAATTACTCTTCAAAATCCCTTTCGTAGTGAAGGTTGGGGAGAGAAATCTCGTTAGCGACAGATACGATGGGTTCTATAGGAATAGGTCAATGGTGAATGCAAAAGCGACACAAAGTAGAAAGATGTGAGTATTGATATTGCTGGATATGGAAGTACCTTCAACCCCCCGCCCTGGGACCGGAAGTATCGAAAAAGGAAATGAGAGCAAATACCTGGTACAAATGatcaaattgtatttttccaacaggaaaataataatcccAAGTGAGAAAATGCTGGAAATCACATGCGCAGTGCCACAGAACTCCTTATTTGACCCAACTCTTCGGAACTACTACTAGGACtaaattttgcaagaaaaaaggGAGCATGCCCAAAACTGATAAGGAACAATTTTCGGATAAAACCCAGTACGCTGCTATGCAAGTGAACAGGAAGCTGGAAGAAATTCGTCTGGAAGTACCGGGACAAAAGAGTCAAATGGTGATACTGACCGACAGAAGAAAATCAGATGAGTTTCCAGAAGAAATCGAAAGGATCTCAGTCAAAAGCCAAAAAGTTGGTTCAATTAGCCAAAGACCTGGACATGATGTTAAAGCAAGCTACTAGAAGGTGCACAGCTGCAAGTGAAGAGGGGATTGCTAGCGAGTCCTGTTTGTTGTCCACTGTCCTGCGCCGGTTCGGAACGAAGCTTTGAAACACATATTTAGATAGTCTGCTAAGAGTTAATCAAACACTATCTATAATGGTACATCAAGAAGTGTGGAGAAGTAAGTCTCTTTCCGACTCAAGCAATGGCCGCATACGGAGTGTTCGGTGTACACTTACACCGAATAAGGAGAAAGACAGGCGGATTCTGCTGGTTTTGCGGAAAAGTTGCCATAGTGGCCTATACTGTCTTTTACTATTCGAAATTTGAGAATGAGAGAAATACTATCAAATCATGGCAGAAAGGCGATAACCGAAGAAAATATTGCGGCTTACATGTTGAAAGGAGAAATAAAATGCCGTGGAAAGAAATGATAGCGCACACGGCGAAGAAAGATCATCCATGAGGACACATGCAGGAGTGAGGAACAGTTTCAAGATGCAACTGGAAGAAGACAAAGTAATGAACTGCACAAAACCTCGATGGCGATGCTTGCGTGATTTCCACACTCCCAAACCCATCAGGATCTTGCCATCAACGGTCTGATAAAAGAGGATTTCCAtaacctctataaaaaaaactctagtTTCGGTCAATCCCGGTTAGTCCGGGTTAGTTCTGGTTTATATAAGTTCCTGGGATCTGCACAAGTTAATGCAGGGTCGTATTTGGAATTTGTGGCAGTGTGATGTTTATTGCTgtgaatattaatatattacaCTAGTTactatttttagttaaaaggTCTATCCTACGGTTTTGTACTATATATCTTATGAGTATGAACTTCATGAGCATTTTTATCGTGGAATTTCATCGTAAGTGGTATTTGCTCATCCTTTATGAGGTAACGTTAATACTAATTATCAATGCTACAAAAGCACACAAAGCgtgtataaaaatgtaaaaatacttATCCAAAGTAATAGGTATtactattaatattattattattattattattattattattattattattgatgaTCCCATTTATCATATGTTGCATTAgagaaaaattagattttcaggaaaaacaCATCCGAAATCTTAACGTTTTCGGGAGTTGAATATGATgcaccctgtatttaagtAGAAACGTGCGTTCAATAAAGCCAACCTCTAATAGTTAGTTTCGGACATCCACCTCTATGTCTGCATTTGAACCCTATCAGATCTCGTCAATTCGGCGCGTCTCAAGTCAATCAGCAACCACTGTGTTTGGCCTGTAGAAAGATATCTTACCAGCGCCATCTGCCGTCTTTTTTCGCTGCATCTCGCCCAACTCTTTAGATGCCAGCAGCAGGGCTTAGAGTGGGTTAGTTCATAAATGATGAATCAAAGCCAGCATAGGGTCTAGCTAGATTTAAGAAAAGTCAAAATGAATACAATAATAGTCATAGCTCTGTGTCTAATTAATTGCGTAAGAAGCAGGATCTGGTGTACAGGGCCCACCGATAACCAAGGGCAATGAAGCTGAATGTAAAATAATCGTAGGTAAAATCTAAGAAGGTTTAGGACTCGAGCATCTCAAAGATTGGCCCTTATTTCTGGTTTCGATCATACTGGATCTAGTGGTGAGTTCGGCTTGTATTGAATTAGCCACGTACCACGAGGGTTTAaaggttcccgtccgatcacgaAACTATGGCAAAGTCGGGCATGATTAGTAGTAAATGGATGGGACAGCAGGACCCCCCCGGCTAAAATACGCACATTATAGGTCATCAAGGGTCAAAACGAAACAGCAGAAAGAAAAATCTCCTTCGACACTGATGTGCACATATACCTCAGGGATAGTTCCGTTTTCTAGAATGGCGATTCTTTCATTACCGATGGTTTTACCTGGTAGGCGCCTCGGCGAATCACCCACGCTACCACCCGACCAACCGGAGAAGGTCAACAGGAAGAGAAgagaagggggggggggggactGTCTTTCGAAGACTTTTCCCGtgatagaaaaaaagaaaatttcgaacGATATTgagtcaattttcaatttaggcCTTTTGGGTgctcgagttaattaaacgcAGAGCTACGCCTATTATTGCATTCAGTCATGTTCATTTTTGTCGAACGCATTTCGCCTCTATGCTGACGTGGATTGATCATCTACGTATGAACTAACCTACTCCGACTTCTGACGTTTATAGTCCAAAACTTGGTCGAAATGCAGCAAAAAAGACGCGTGAGATGGCGCTGCTCAGATATTTTCCTGAACGCCCAACATACTGCTGGGTATATCGACCGGATGATGGTCCTTAAACAACTGTAGGTACCAAATACAGTGTTCCGAAGTATGAACAAATGTGCTGTTTCGATTAATTTTGTGAGCAATTCCCACCCCAACCGTTAGTGCAGGCAGTGGAGGAGCTTTTGCTCTGTTGTGAGAAGTCTTTTCCAGACTTTCTTTCTAGCAAGTGCAGTAGGTCCAcacgtttttctttaagtCGGACATCAATTAGAGGAAGCATATTTTGCAGCATGcgttttcctttctttttgCAGCGGTGACAACGACGACTCAAAGTAATGCAGATTCAGCTCTGGAATTCCCTTTTCATAAGGATAACATAAAATGCTAAGGATGATACAGTGGTTCTTTCGTGTAGAGTGCAGCAAGAAGAAATTTGTACTTATCGATAGGGAACTTTTAAACCTCGAAGAAACCATAATTTACGTCCGCTTCGTCGAGGATCATGATGTCTATGATCCGATTTGATGATGTTGCCATTAGCGCATGGAAACGCTGTAGAAACAACGTCCGGTTATCATTAGACAGACTTGTAAGAACGTTGATTAAGTCATGTTCCATGTTCTGGCTTGTTCAGCAAGTAACTCTGTTAACAGATCTCATGTCCACGTTAGTTCATGTTGAGTATCATGTCCAGAACGTCGCCAGAACAAAAAGCATTGAAATTTGAACGGGGCTCAGAGGTCACTTTCACTTGAACGCAAGTTATGTTTTACGTCTAGAATAATGATTTCTACACTAACACTGTCGCCACTACGTACAAAATTccatagaaaatattactaCATGTTATTATCTGGAAAGACTCTTGAGCAAAGTTGGTGTTTCCTATTCCTTTCTACAAATTTACATGATTAAATCTCTCATAACCACTACATATAAGTGGGCTTCATCTTGTAGGCCCGTTTCCAAATTTCGCACAAACACACAGTGGAATGAAACCGATAGAAAATTGCCAAAGGCATTGACACGTGCGTGATGATAGTCCAGGCCCACAGGCCGTAAAAATGCAGCTGAATCGGGTGCGATTCGGCCCTCGACTTTTCCAATGTGTTAATAGCCCACATGGCCAAATTGATCACCAGCAGAAAAGTGACGATTTCCCTGCCCGGTTTTTTCCGGATTTGGTCGGGAGTGACGCAGGTGCGTCGCGACGCGTCTAGCACAAAAATCGTTTGACAGGTGGTCTGTAACAAAGAGGCTACAGCTGTAACCAACACCAAGACAGTGTTCTTTTGAATCGTGAATTGGCCCCCTATTATAGTGAACGTGCTGTAGATGTACATCCCCGTCTGAGCCCCCACTAGAAGAATATTGTCCAGCTGCAAGTTCTTGGTTCCGTCGTACTTGAGCTGACGCATTTGGATCATTCCGATGATTGAGGCGAAGGTGGTCATTCCGTACAAGACAAGTTCGCAAATATTAACTTCAATGACCGCTAGACCGACGAACTCGGATCGCGATATCAgcacaaaaaacaaaataagagAGATGATGGTCAGGACTAAGAATAAAATGCCCACGAAGAGCCCCTTGTGCGCCCTGGCACAGTCCACCGAGTAATGGTGAGGGCTCTTTTTGTAGGCGCTCAACTCGGCCCTGGCCTTCATTGATTGACCACTGTGGCTGAGAGGCAGCTTCGAAATGCTCCTCCACATCACATAAAGAATTGCGGCGCAAATAAGACTGTACTCAATAGTACAGGGAAACAAAAAAGGGGAGGCATCCTGTACTAAGGTGCCTATAATGTTGGTCCTGCGACACTCGTAGAGGTGGTGGGGGCCCTTGAGGCCTCTGGCCACTATGTGGTGACCGTGGGCTTCAGGAGGGTGTTCAGAGGTCACTGCGGGGAGGCTAAAAATCAAGTGAGCGACATACAGTTAATTAACGATCAAGTGAATTAATTACGGCGATCGATGATTAACATATGTAGTGCggaaaaaccaaaaacttttcaatttctggAATTAAGAATTTATTCCACTTCTCGAGGTACTGATTATAAAATGATTCATTAAAAGACCCTGTCCGTTAATCGATTATTTTATGTAGATGTTAATTAATGTCATGTCGGTGTTTCGAATTCtgatatcttgaaaacggttAGAGGTGTGAGGTAAATACAAAAGTAACTCAacaaaaaatcgttaattttcGACCCCGGAATTGTGTCGCTAGTGAAGCGTTTACGCATGAATGTTTAGGTGAGGAACTTGAGTTAGAGTTACTCAAGAAATCCATGTCGCAGTAATTAAATGTGATATTTCCTACTTACCCTAAGACGTTGCCTTTATTAGGAATTCTGTGCGATATTCTAAGGGAATTATTCTCCGGATTATAGAAAGTTAGAATTTCGTGCTTGGTTTCCTGGACGAGGACGTTTAGCCAGACGGACAAGTTTGTACCGATCATGTGCATAAGGCCGAATCTGGCTGCCAGTTTATGCTTGTAAACACGCATTTGCtgtcataaaaatatctaGTTAAACACGAGAATAACAAGGACTTGATCACGAACCTCATTATTAAGAAATATGAAATACatttgtataaatataaaGGCCATTCTGGTGGCTGGCGTTAGGGCTAGGAGGACGTTATGGCACTTCGTGTTCCTTTCCAGTTCGAAGTATTGTCCGAATTCCAAGCCTGAGTAAATCATGCTGCCTATGCCGAAGGCTTCAAAGGGAATTGTAACTCAATCGAGTCGATCCTTGACTACTTACCCACAGCTCCCATTCTCAGGTAAAAGCTTCCGTAATGGTTCTGCTTAGAGGCGAATGTGGAAGAACCGCGCGACCGGTATTTGGGAGCGTTGGAGCTAGAAAGGGTGGTACTGTTGGAATCGTTATCCGACTCCTCATCGGAAATTACGTCATTAGCTTGGGATGTTGCAGTCTCTGGAAATGCCATTTTAGTGTCaaaaatgaattgttttgttattttttgcttaatagCCTGCTCATTGTGCGAATATACAGAAAGGGGCCAGAGTCAGTACGGAATACCTGAGATTTTGGAGCATGAACGCCATCGAGAAATTCTCAGACACACCAAAACGACATTCCTGCCCGAAACGAGCAGCCTTATGAAACACCCAAGTTATGTTCGGGATAGGCGAAATCACATTTGCAACATTTTCGGTCCCAAAACGCAGCTGTGCCACCAACTGCACGAAGAGGTAGTTTTTGGCAGAAATACCGATATTGTCAAAAGAGCGGAAAGTGATATTTTCCCGAAGATAACGAACAAAAGCGAAGCAGAAGCTGATGGAGCACAGAAAGGCTCCATATCAGTAGTGAAATTAAGCGTTATTACCCAGGCCGATAATCAGGAATTGCCGGAGCGCGAGGAGCAACAGATTTTTTGGCacaatcaaatgaaaaaagaagAGGTTCGAACGTTGCAAGGTGACATTTGggacatttttgtaaatattagcCAAAAATGTAACTTTAGGCGAAATCATGAAGAGATACATGGACCCGAACGTAAACCCCTGCGAAGATTTCTACGGCTACGCCTGCGGCAATTGGAAAAACTACCTGAAAATACCCCCGGATCGTTCTTCGTTCGATACATTTGAGGTTATCAGACAGAATCTGGATCATGTTCTAGTTGACCTCTTGCAAGAGAGGTCTTGCCCATCAAAAACCGATCGCAAACGCAACCTGAAGAATATATATCGAAGGAAGACCGCCTGGAATAACACCGTAGAGGCCACAGATAAAGCCAAGTTTTTCTTCGTGTCCTGCATGAACGAGGAGTTGATTAATCGAAGGGGTTGTCGACCACTTTTAGATACAATTGAGGAGCTGGGGGGATGGCCTTTGTTGAAGAGTAACCGCACGGAAAGTGGATATGATTTGTTCATGTTACTGGCCCGGTATGCattttgttagaaaaaaaattaaatatgcgGAAATTCTCTCGCTCCCCAATAGCCCAACTAAAACAATGCTTGTTGAGTATGAAATAGGTTTGGGCGATTTTGTTCAGAGCCTGCATTGATTAATTACAATGCATTTTCCTCAAACTGACAGGAGGGACACATTTTTCGTCTTTGTCTAATTGCGACAGTTAAACAAAGATGACTATATGATCCGAAAGCTATCGACTTTCTTTTTACAAACCGCGTCGGTTTGCAGAGGCACCAGGGGTGCAATTACCGATTTTTACGGTTAAAATTACTTCTATTGCAGAAAATAATAACTCGAATTGAAATTGGTAACTTTTAGTCTGCTGTAATTGGATTGTGGATTATTGCGCTAGAAAGTAATGGATTACAGGGGctttttggtttaatttggAAAGGTGATTGTGATTTACCCAACTGAATGCGGCGCTCGCACCGCTAAAATCTACAGGTtacgccatttttttttcttacgcCTCATTCCTTAGagcttttgagaattttcgatCGTTCATTGCGTcgcaaaccatttttttttatttttacgacATGCGTGATATACTTATTTTCGATTTCCACAGCCTAAACGCAACTGACTCAAAAATCAGAAATCACAGAAAATAATGTTAGAAACAATGCGAGAGttcaaaaactataaaatttgcAGAGTATTTCTCTAAAATTcttaatatacaaggtgtccctaAAAGTTCCGTAcaaaaattctaccacagatgtTTGTGGGGAAAgtatgacgatttaaccc
This portion of the Euwallacea fornicatus isolate EFF26 chromosome 13, ASM4011564v1, whole genome shotgun sequence genome encodes:
- the OtopLc gene encoding proton channel OtopLc translates to MDQQQDSSPDLSLKLRRGSSDSRDSFYMDFDRGIDSDIEEMATTSGADFGGDTTGEITATPTALIMKTEATSWPTIPPQNMSGGSRSSAALGGRDPLLPSPASPHAVIVSPETLSYSSPSKSTAKQVGSGPTVQIQAHKPISSMPLTISGYYYHPQSFPAARRLSRAERQIEWRQLGTDALATTLSALYGKLLVVMGTAFPMAEVISTYIPPSFYEAYYLYLYIGSMFFLFYMYLVLLRDKREMKKRDTELAHVKTATSQANDVISDEESDNDSNSTTLSSSNAPKYRSRGSSTFASKQNHYGSFYLRMGAVAFGIGSMIYSGLEFGQYFELERNTKCHNVLLALTPATRMAFIFIQMYFIFLNNEQMRVYKHKLAARFGLMHMIGTNLSVWLNVLVQETKHEILTFYNPENNSLRISHRIPNKGNVLGLPAVTSEHPPEAHGHHIVARGLKGPHHLYECRRTNIIGTLVQDASPFLFPCTIEYSLICAAILYVMWRSISKLPLSHSGQSMKARAELSAYKKSPHHYSVDCARAHKGLFVGILFLVLTIISLILFFVLISRSEFVGLAVIEVNICELVLYGMTTFASIIGMIQMRQLKYDGTKNLQLDNILLVGAQTGMYIYSTFTIIGGQFTIQKNTVLVLVTAVASLLQTTCQTIFVLDASRRTCVTPDQIRKKPGREIVTFLLVINLAMWAINTLEKSRAESHPIQLHFYGLWAWTIITHVSMPLAIFYRFHSTVCLCEIWKRAYKMKPTYM